The proteins below come from a single Fusibacter sp. A1 genomic window:
- the hprK gene encoding HPr(Ser) kinase/phosphatase — translation MDQKYVSLDELIKDFKLEQLNHASTREIKVTSPELNRIGLQLTGFLDSFANERLQIVGMVEWKYIEQLDDQRRRNVVEDIMKFGVPGIIFSRNLPVQSEFIELGDQYNIPIFTTPRITTNFVSDLLKYIDNKLAESTTIHGVLIDINGVGTLILGKSGVGKSETALELVKRGHRFVADDAIEIHKVSDNTLNGKSPDLIKNFMEIRGIGIVDMSKLYGIGSVKDNMNIDLIVQIEEWSAQSDYDRLGLDEKFMQILDIDVPKITLPVKPGRNLAVILEAAARNHSLKRMGFNAAAELDAKLRELHTAK, via the coding sequence ATGGATCAAAAATATGTTAGTCTGGATGAACTTATCAAAGACTTCAAACTGGAACAACTCAATCATGCGTCGACAAGAGAGATCAAGGTGACCTCACCTGAGCTTAATAGAATCGGTCTTCAGCTGACAGGATTTCTTGACTCTTTCGCCAATGAAAGACTACAGATCGTAGGTATGGTGGAGTGGAAATATATCGAACAGCTTGACGATCAGAGAAGAAGGAATGTGGTGGAGGACATCATGAAATTCGGTGTGCCGGGAATCATTTTCTCAAGAAACCTTCCGGTACAGAGTGAGTTCATCGAACTTGGAGACCAGTACAACATACCGATTTTCACGACTCCTAGAATCACGACGAACTTCGTGTCGGATCTTCTCAAATATATCGACAACAAGCTGGCTGAGTCGACGACGATCCACGGCGTATTGATCGACATTAACGGAGTCGGAACCCTCATACTGGGGAAAAGCGGGGTCGGTAAGTCAGAAACCGCTCTTGAGCTTGTAAAGCGTGGACACCGTTTTGTAGCTGATGACGCAATCGAAATCCATAAGGTGAGCGACAACACGCTCAACGGAAAATCACCTGACCTGATTAAGAACTTTATGGAGATTAGGGGTATAGGCATTGTCGATATGTCTAAGTTGTACGGTATAGGCTCTGTAAAGGATAACATGAACATCGACCTGATCGTTCAGATTGAAGAATGGTCGGCGCAATCGGATTACGACAGGTTAGGTCTTGACGAGAAATTCATGCAGATTTTGGACATCGACGTTCCAAAAATCACCTTGCCTGTCAAGCCGGGTAGAAACTTGGCTGTCATCCTAGAGGCCGCTGCAAGAAACCATTCGCTGAAACGAATGGGGTTCAATGCGGCTGCGGAACTGGATGCCAAGCTGCGTGAACTGCACACTGCCAAGTAA
- the uvrC gene encoding excinuclease ABC subunit UvrC, whose translation MKDFSEQLKMLPQLPGVYMMKDKEGNIIYVGKAKNLKNRVSSYFRGFSSHMPKTQTLVVNIDEYEYIITDSEVEALILESNLIKKYKPRFNIRLKDDKAYPYIKITAEDYPRVIKVRAIKKDKAKYFGPYTSDYDVNQTIDVIQKVFPIRQCNRDMTKKNQRPCLNYHIKQCLGPCKGNVQKEEYGKLVEDIKLFLTGKETELLKKIESEMLSAANKLQFEKAAQLRNQLKILTQLTIKQKVTQTSGIDQDVISIAKVDDKACIMVFFVRGGLLLNRERFMFDDVQFETSSQLLEQFILQFYGGTAFIPKELLLPEPIADHKVYEEWLSQKSGKRLYVLTPQKGEKKQLVDLVTTNAKEYLEKHYENIKVKELAQLKVLTEMRNLLGLGAMPLRLEAYDISNIMGVFSVGSMVVYEKGDKKKSDYRRFKVKTIEGPNDYGSMMEVLYRRFKRGLDEQKDGASSHHKFDKLPDVLLIDGGKGHVSSVLEVMNAMKVDIPVVGMVKNEKHRTNALYYNGETYILDKHSDLYRLIAGIQEEVHRFAISYHRSLRDKAMSQSVLDDIEGVGPKRKQALLKHFKTIDKIKTASYEELIAVEGIIDKTALAIIDYFNGGKQ comes from the coding sequence ATGAAAGACTTTAGTGAACAACTTAAAATGCTACCACAGCTTCCTGGCGTGTATATGATGAAAGACAAAGAAGGAAACATCATCTATGTGGGCAAGGCGAAAAATCTTAAAAATAGGGTCTCCTCCTACTTTAGGGGATTCAGCAGCCATATGCCCAAAACCCAGACGCTGGTGGTGAATATCGATGAGTATGAGTACATCATCACCGATTCCGAAGTCGAGGCGCTCATACTCGAATCGAATCTTATCAAGAAATACAAGCCAAGGTTCAACATACGCCTGAAGGATGACAAGGCATATCCATATATCAAGATCACCGCTGAAGATTATCCAAGAGTAATCAAAGTAAGAGCCATCAAAAAGGACAAGGCCAAATACTTCGGTCCCTATACGAGCGATTACGATGTGAACCAGACGATAGACGTCATTCAAAAGGTGTTTCCAATCAGGCAGTGCAACCGGGACATGACAAAGAAGAATCAACGACCCTGTCTCAACTATCATATCAAGCAATGTCTGGGACCATGTAAAGGGAACGTTCAAAAGGAAGAGTACGGAAAACTTGTGGAGGATATCAAACTATTTTTGACAGGAAAGGAAACCGAACTGCTCAAAAAGATAGAAAGCGAAATGCTGTCTGCCGCTAACAAACTCCAGTTTGAAAAAGCGGCCCAGTTGAGAAACCAACTTAAGATACTGACCCAGCTGACCATAAAGCAAAAGGTGACACAGACAAGCGGAATCGACCAGGATGTGATTTCAATCGCGAAAGTGGACGACAAGGCGTGTATCATGGTCTTCTTCGTTAGGGGAGGACTCCTGCTCAATAGGGAGAGGTTCATGTTCGACGATGTTCAGTTCGAGACGTCCTCACAGCTGCTTGAGCAGTTCATCCTACAGTTTTACGGCGGAACGGCTTTCATTCCAAAAGAGCTTCTTTTGCCAGAGCCCATAGCGGACCACAAGGTGTATGAGGAGTGGCTGAGTCAAAAGTCTGGAAAAAGGCTATATGTTCTCACTCCACAAAAGGGAGAAAAAAAGCAGCTGGTCGATCTTGTGACGACCAATGCCAAAGAGTATCTTGAAAAGCACTACGAAAACATCAAGGTCAAGGAACTGGCACAGTTGAAGGTCCTTACTGAAATGAGGAACCTTCTCGGACTGGGTGCGATGCCCTTAAGGCTGGAAGCGTATGACATATCCAATATCATGGGCGTCTTTTCCGTAGGCTCCATGGTGGTTTATGAAAAAGGCGACAAGAAGAAAAGCGACTACCGCAGGTTTAAGGTAAAAACTATTGAAGGACCCAATGATTACGGAAGCATGATGGAGGTTCTCTACAGACGATTTAAACGGGGACTTGACGAGCAAAAAGACGGTGCGTCAAGTCATCACAAGTTCGACAAGCTACCCGATGTGCTGCTCATAGACGGTGGCAAAGGGCATGTGAGTTCGGTGCTTGAAGTGATGAATGCCATGAAGGTGGATATCCCTGTCGTTGGAATGGTAAAGAATGAAAAACATAGGACGAATGCCTTGTATTATAACGGAGAGACTTATATACTGGATAAACATAGCGATCTGTACCGCCTGATCGCAGGCATTCAAGAAGAAGTGCATAGGTTTGCCATCAGCTACCATAGAAGTCTACGTGACAAAGCCATGTCGCAGTCGGTGCTGGACGATATCGAAGGCGTCGGGCCCAAAAGAAAACAAGCGCTCCTGAAGCATTTTAAGACGATAGACAAGATTAAAACCGCTTCCTATGAGGAACTCATCGCAGTGGAAGGTATCATTGACAAGACCGCGCTCGCAATCATCGATTATTTTAACGGAGGAAAGCAGTAA
- the uvrA gene encoding excinuclease ABC subunit UvrA yields the protein MIKQYIEVRGAKEHNLKNINVKIPRNELVVITGLSGSGKSSLAFDTIYAEGQRRYVESLSAYARQFLGQMEKPDVESIEGLSPAISIDQKTTSKNPRSTVGTVTEIYDYFRLLFARVGTPHCPICHQVIEQQSVDQIVDRIMAMPERTKIQVIAPIVRGKKGEHKKELERIRKEGYVRVRINGEIMEIDSDISLNKTRKHTIEIVIDRLIIKEGIEKRLSDSVETALRESDGLLIINEIDSVDHTFNTRFACSEHGVGIDEMEPRMFSFNSPYGACTQCKGLGHLLSVDPDLVVPDRKLSINDGAIAPFANSGDGTYYQQLIESLVKHHKGSLDKPYDKLPDSLRHELLFGTDGREIEFTYESKFGGVRTYKAPFEGVVNNLERRYKETNSDYMRGKIEEYMSLNPCEACQGHRLKKETLAVTVGGLNISEVTALSVEACLDFFENLELDPTKTMIAELILKEIFARLNFLMNVGLSYLNLSRASGTLSGGESQRIRLATQIGSGLCGVLYILDEPSIGLHQRDNEKLLKTLRELTDVGNTLIVVEHDEDTIRRADYVIDIGPGAGEHGGEIIAEGTFEEILANENSITGQYISGKKFIHVPDKRRKGNGLAIEVLGARENNLKGVHATFPLATFTAVTGVSGSGKSSLINEILYKGAASSLYRTRVKPGKHDSIKGLEHIDKVIDIDQSPIGRTPRSNPATYTGVFDFIRDIYTAVPEAKIRGYAKGRFSFNVKGGRCEACKGDGILKIEMHFLPDVYVPCDVCKGKRYNRETLQVKYKGKNIADVLEMTVEESLTFFENVPKIRRKMETLNDVGLGYIRLGQPSTQLSGGEAQRIKLATELSKRSTGKTLYILDEPTTGLHMADVHNLIHVLDRLVEGGNTVVVIEHNLDVIKSADYVIDIGPEGGDKGGRIIATGTPEEISAFDQSHTGYFLKALLK from the coding sequence ATGATTAAACAATATATTGAAGTACGGGGTGCCAAAGAGCATAACCTGAAGAACATCAATGTGAAGATACCGAGAAACGAACTCGTCGTCATTACGGGGCTGAGCGGTTCTGGAAAATCTTCATTGGCTTTTGACACCATCTACGCCGAAGGGCAAAGAAGATATGTGGAGAGTCTTTCCGCCTATGCAAGACAGTTCTTAGGACAAATGGAAAAACCGGATGTGGAGTCCATCGAAGGATTGTCACCTGCGATCTCCATCGATCAGAAGACGACCAGTAAGAACCCAAGATCCACAGTAGGTACCGTAACAGAAATCTACGATTACTTCAGACTCCTATTTGCGAGAGTGGGAACGCCGCACTGTCCGATCTGTCATCAGGTGATCGAGCAACAGTCCGTAGACCAGATCGTGGACAGGATCATGGCGATGCCTGAACGTACGAAAATTCAGGTGATCGCTCCGATTGTCAGAGGAAAAAAAGGAGAACACAAAAAGGAACTCGAACGCATCAGAAAAGAAGGCTACGTCCGTGTACGCATCAACGGCGAGATCATGGAGATCGACAGTGACATCAGCCTCAACAAGACCAGAAAGCATACGATCGAAATCGTGATCGACAGGCTGATCATCAAGGAAGGCATTGAAAAAAGGCTGTCTGACTCGGTGGAGACTGCCTTAAGGGAATCTGACGGGCTATTGATCATCAACGAGATCGACAGCGTGGACCACACCTTCAACACTAGGTTCGCCTGCTCTGAACATGGAGTCGGTATCGATGAGATGGAACCGAGGATGTTTTCCTTCAACTCACCTTACGGCGCGTGTACCCAGTGCAAGGGTCTTGGACACCTTTTAAGCGTGGATCCGGACCTTGTAGTACCGGATAGGAAGCTGAGCATAAACGATGGCGCCATCGCACCTTTTGCAAACAGCGGAGACGGCACCTATTATCAGCAGCTGATCGAAAGCCTAGTAAAGCACCATAAGGGTTCCCTGGATAAACCCTACGATAAATTGCCGGATTCGCTTAGGCATGAGCTCTTGTTCGGTACCGACGGCAGAGAAATCGAGTTCACCTACGAGAGCAAGTTTGGCGGTGTGAGAACCTATAAGGCACCTTTTGAAGGCGTGGTCAACAATCTTGAGCGCCGCTACAAGGAGACCAACTCGGACTATATGCGAGGCAAGATCGAAGAGTACATGAGCCTGAATCCGTGTGAGGCCTGCCAGGGCCATAGGTTGAAAAAGGAAACACTGGCTGTGACGGTTGGCGGGCTTAATATTTCTGAGGTGACCGCCCTATCTGTCGAAGCCTGCCTTGATTTTTTTGAAAACTTAGAACTTGATCCGACCAAAACGATGATCGCTGAACTCATCCTGAAGGAAATTTTCGCAAGACTCAATTTTTTGATGAACGTCGGTCTCAGCTACCTGAACCTCTCACGTGCTTCAGGCACGCTTTCCGGGGGCGAATCGCAGCGTATTAGGCTTGCGACACAAATCGGGTCTGGACTATGCGGCGTACTTTACATTTTGGACGAACCCAGCATCGGACTTCATCAAAGAGACAATGAGAAGCTCTTAAAGACACTTCGAGAACTGACGGATGTGGGAAACACGCTGATCGTTGTAGAACATGACGAGGACACCATCAGGCGTGCGGATTATGTGATAGATATCGGTCCTGGAGCCGGAGAACACGGTGGTGAGATCATCGCCGAAGGAACCTTCGAAGAAATCCTTGCGAATGAGAACTCCATAACCGGCCAATATATCTCCGGCAAGAAGTTTATCCACGTACCTGATAAAAGAAGAAAAGGAAACGGACTCGCTATCGAGGTGCTCGGGGCGCGTGAGAACAACCTTAAAGGTGTGCATGCCACATTCCCGCTAGCGACCTTCACCGCTGTGACGGGTGTATCAGGCTCGGGGAAGAGTTCTCTGATCAATGAGATACTCTATAAGGGTGCTGCCTCAAGTCTTTACAGAACGCGCGTGAAACCTGGCAAACACGATAGCATTAAGGGACTTGAGCATATCGATAAAGTAATCGATATCGACCAGTCACCTATTGGACGGACACCAAGATCGAATCCTGCGACGTACACAGGTGTGTTCGACTTTATCAGAGACATCTATACCGCAGTGCCGGAAGCCAAAATCAGGGGTTATGCCAAAGGGCGATTCAGCTTTAATGTCAAAGGTGGAAGATGCGAGGCCTGCAAGGGCGACGGAATCTTAAAGATAGAGATGCACTTCCTACCCGATGTCTATGTGCCTTGCGACGTATGTAAAGGCAAACGCTACAACAGGGAGACGCTTCAGGTTAAATATAAGGGTAAGAACATTGCGGACGTTTTGGAGATGACCGTGGAAGAAAGCCTTACCTTCTTTGAGAACGTACCCAAGATAAGAAGGAAGATGGAGACTCTGAATGATGTAGGACTAGGTTATATCCGTCTAGGTCAGCCATCCACCCAGCTATCCGGAGGTGAAGCGCAGCGTATCAAGCTTGCGACAGAACTGAGCAAAAGAAGCACAGGCAAGACCCTGTATATCCTTGACGAACCTACGACCGGTCTTCATATGGCCGATGTCCATAATCTGATCCACGTTCTGGACCGTCTCGTCGAAGGCGGAAACACAGTCGTCGTGATCGAACATAATCTGGATGTGATCAAATCGGCCGACTACGTCATCGATATCGGTCCGGAGGGCGGCGACAAGGGTGGTCGAATCATCGCAACAGGAACACCTGAAGAAATAAGCGCGTTTGATCAATCCCACACAGGTTACTTCTTAAAAGCCTTACTCAAATAA
- the uvrB gene encoding excinuclease ABC subunit UvrB, which yields MDTFKLVSDFAPTGDQPVAIDGLINGFKSGNKKQTLLGVTGSGKTFSVANVIQELKVPTLVIAHNKTLAAQLCSEFREFFPDNAVEYFVSYYDYYQPEAYVAASDTFIEKDSAINEEIDKLRHSATASLFERKDVIIVASVSCIYGLGNPIDYNSMVLSLRPGMIKTRDEILTKLVDIQYVRNDINFTRSTFRVRGDVIEIMPAASFDKAIRIEMFGDEIERIVEVNALTGEILGVRNHAIFFPASHYVTPKDKIEVAIGEIERELEEQIAFFKNEGKLIEAQRIEQRTRYDIEMLREVGFCQGIENYSRVMSLRPPGSRPYTLIDYFPDDFLVVIDESHVSVPQIRGMFGGDQSRKRNLVDYGFRLPSAMDNRPLNFDEFDSLLDKVLYVSATPSVYEKEHSQLIVEQVIRPTGLLDPPVEVRPVEGQIDDLFSEITDRVSKKERVLVTTLTKRMAEDLTDYLKGLDVKVRYMHSDIDTMERMEIIRDLRLGVFDVLVGINLLREGLDLPEVSLVAILDADKEGFLRSETSLVQTIGRAARHLNGRVIMYADKITNSMNLALTETERRRIRQARYNQENGIEPKSIKKNVRAVIEATKASEGDITYDIGHATGHMTIPKDEIETMIRHLTDEMMNASKALEFERAAELRDEINDLKDMLES from the coding sequence ATGGATACGTTTAAATTAGTTTCGGATTTTGCACCGACAGGAGACCAGCCTGTAGCAATAGACGGACTTATCAATGGATTTAAGTCAGGAAACAAAAAGCAGACCCTACTTGGCGTCACAGGATCTGGTAAGACATTTTCTGTTGCGAATGTGATACAGGAACTTAAGGTTCCAACCTTGGTGATCGCCCATAACAAGACACTCGCAGCCCAGCTATGCAGTGAATTCAGGGAGTTCTTCCCGGATAATGCCGTCGAGTATTTCGTAAGCTATTATGACTATTATCAGCCCGAGGCTTACGTCGCGGCGTCGGATACCTTCATTGAAAAGGATTCTGCGATCAACGAGGAAATCGACAAGCTTCGGCACTCTGCCACAGCAAGTCTTTTTGAAAGAAAAGATGTGATCATCGTCGCGTCGGTATCGTGCATCTACGGACTCGGTAACCCGATCGACTACAACAGCATGGTCCTATCGCTTCGACCCGGAATGATCAAGACAAGAGACGAGATATTGACCAAGCTTGTGGATATCCAGTATGTGAGAAACGACATCAACTTCACCCGCTCGACGTTCAGGGTCAGAGGCGATGTGATCGAGATCATGCCTGCTGCCTCCTTTGATAAGGCGATCAGGATTGAAATGTTTGGCGATGAAATCGAGCGGATCGTAGAAGTGAACGCCTTGACAGGTGAGATATTAGGGGTTAGGAACCATGCTATCTTCTTTCCCGCATCGCACTATGTCACCCCTAAGGACAAGATAGAAGTCGCCATCGGCGAAATAGAAAGGGAGCTCGAGGAACAGATCGCCTTTTTCAAGAATGAAGGAAAACTGATTGAGGCGCAGCGTATCGAGCAGCGAACACGATATGACATTGAAATGCTAAGAGAAGTAGGCTTCTGCCAAGGAATAGAGAACTATTCGAGGGTCATGTCCTTAAGGCCTCCCGGCAGCAGACCCTATACGCTCATCGACTATTTCCCGGATGATTTTTTAGTGGTGATCGACGAGTCGCATGTATCCGTCCCGCAAATCAGAGGGATGTTTGGAGGCGACCAGTCAAGAAAGCGCAATCTGGTCGATTACGGATTCAGACTGCCGTCTGCTATGGACAACAGGCCCCTGAATTTTGACGAGTTCGACAGTCTTCTCGACAAGGTCCTCTACGTCAGCGCGACTCCGTCGGTATATGAGAAGGAACACTCCCAGCTGATCGTCGAGCAAGTCATCAGACCTACAGGACTGCTGGATCCTCCAGTGGAAGTAAGACCTGTCGAAGGTCAGATCGATGATCTGTTCAGCGAGATCACCGATAGGGTTTCTAAAAAGGAACGTGTGCTGGTGACCACACTCACCAAAAGGATGGCCGAGGACCTTACGGACTATCTCAAGGGACTTGACGTGAAAGTAAGATACATGCATTCCGACATCGATACGATGGAACGGATGGAAATCATCAGGGATCTCAGACTTGGTGTATTTGACGTGCTTGTCGGGATCAACCTCTTAAGAGAGGGGCTTGACCTACCTGAGGTTTCTCTTGTGGCTATCCTTGATGCCGACAAGGAAGGATTCCTGCGGTCAGAGACCAGCCTTGTCCAGACGATCGGACGGGCGGCCAGACATCTCAACGGTCGCGTCATCATGTACGCGGACAAGATCACCAATTCCATGAACCTGGCCCTTACTGAAACCGAGAGAAGACGGATCAGACAAGCCCGCTACAATCAGGAAAACGGCATCGAACCGAAGTCGATCAAGAAGAACGTGCGCGCGGTGATAGAAGCCACCAAAGCTTCAGAAGGCGACATCACCTACGACATCGGGCATGCCACAGGTCATATGACGATACCGAAAGATGAGATTGAAACGATGATCAGGCACTTGACCGATGAGATGATGAACGCTTCAAAAGCGCTGGAGTTTGAACGAGCAGCCGAGCTCCGCGATGAGATAAACGACTTAAAAGACATGCTTGAAAGCTAG
- a CDS encoding AI-2E family transporter yields MNAKNFPYISVLPAVILAFIAYKFINQIDVLLNGISFIVSILVPIIWAAIIAYLLNPMMKVFEKHFKMKRTVAILCVYLLVIFLLTGVLTIIIPRIVNSVFEIVKEFPSYAETATLWYQKRLVDIQSLEKLANTYNLSLESFSNFDFQEQLQSLADNLQTFALGLGQAIFDFTSGVFKFIMGLVISVYLLKDKENFNKESKRMMRAYLGPRRAESLIELGREIDSVLSKYLIGKTIDSLIIGMICFAGLTILGVKYAVLLSFIIGLTNMIPFFGPFIGAVPAIILTLFHSPIQALWVAIFVLLLQQLDGYIIGPKILGDSVGMSPFWIIIAIIVGGGLFGVMGMLLGVPMLAVVRKLNEKYVTRKISQQDINNL; encoded by the coding sequence TTGAATGCTAAAAATTTTCCTTATATAAGCGTGTTGCCAGCTGTAATCCTAGCCTTTATCGCATACAAATTCATCAACCAGATCGATGTGCTTTTAAACGGCATCTCATTTATCGTGTCCATACTGGTTCCGATCATATGGGCGGCCATCATCGCCTATCTTCTGAATCCGATGATGAAGGTTTTTGAAAAGCATTTTAAGATGAAGCGCACAGTGGCGATCCTTTGCGTCTATCTTTTGGTGATCTTCCTCCTGACGGGAGTCTTGACCATCATCATACCAAGGATTGTAAACAGTGTGTTTGAAATCGTTAAAGAGTTTCCGTCCTATGCAGAAACAGCGACGCTTTGGTATCAGAAGCGCCTGGTCGACATTCAGAGCCTCGAGAAACTGGCCAATACGTATAACCTCAGTCTGGAAAGCTTTTCAAATTTCGACTTTCAGGAACAGCTGCAGTCCTTGGCGGACAATCTGCAGACCTTCGCCCTGGGTCTTGGACAGGCGATCTTCGATTTCACCTCCGGTGTTTTCAAATTCATCATGGGGCTTGTGATCTCTGTGTACCTGCTTAAGGATAAGGAGAACTTCAACAAGGAGAGCAAACGGATGATGAGGGCCTACCTTGGACCAAGAAGAGCGGAGAGTCTCATCGAACTCGGACGGGAAATCGATTCTGTTTTGAGCAAATACCTGATAGGAAAAACCATCGATTCACTGATTATCGGCATGATCTGTTTTGCCGGACTGACCATACTCGGTGTTAAATATGCAGTGCTCTTGTCCTTCATCATAGGACTCACCAATATGATTCCGTTTTTCGGACCCTTCATCGGTGCGGTACCTGCGATCATACTCACCTTGTTCCATTCTCCGATCCAGGCACTTTGGGTGGCGATCTTCGTTCTCTTGCTGCAACAGCTTGACGGATACATCATCGGACCTAAAATACTTGGAGACAGCGTAGGCATGTCGCCGTTCTGGATCATTATCGCCATCATCGTAGGCGGCGGTCTGTTCGGTGTGATGGGAATGCTGCTCGGCGTACCCATGCTTGCTGTTGTCCGCAAGCTAAACGAAAAATATGTTACAAGAAAAATCAGTCAGCAGGATATAAACAACCTGTAA
- the glpX gene encoding class II fructose-bisphosphatase: MDRDLAINLVRVTEAAALAAARYLGRGDKNAADGAAVDSMRKMFDTLHIDGEVVIGEGELDEAPMLYIGEKIGRSDMDFPQVDIAVDPIDGTSALAKGLDDSIAVVALAPRGKLLKAPDMYMDKLAVGREGIGVCSLNLTVEENIKNLAKAKGKAIEDMVVSTIDRERSDYIIEACRNLGCRVKLFKDGDVAAALATCFDDQNVDMMIANGGAPEGVVAAAAIKALGGYCEGRLTPMNDEERKRCVEMDAPYDVVLTMDELVSSDDIYFCATGISDCQMVRGIHYQGDNKAISHSLVIRGKTGTVRYVEAHHKLDKKPEYAQIENI; the protein is encoded by the coding sequence ATGGATCGTGATTTAGCAATTAACCTTGTGAGGGTTACAGAGGCAGCAGCGCTTGCAGCAGCACGCTATTTGGGTCGTGGGGACAAAAATGCGGCTGACGGGGCGGCAGTGGACAGTATGAGAAAAATGTTCGATACACTTCATATCGACGGAGAAGTGGTAATCGGAGAAGGTGAGCTCGATGAAGCACCGATGCTTTACATCGGTGAGAAGATCGGGCGATCGGATATGGATTTTCCACAAGTGGATATCGCAGTGGACCCGATTGACGGAACCTCAGCCCTTGCAAAAGGTCTGGATGACTCGATAGCGGTAGTCGCACTCGCACCTAGAGGGAAACTGCTCAAAGCTCCTGACATGTACATGGACAAGTTGGCTGTGGGTCGTGAGGGGATCGGCGTATGCAGTCTTAATCTGACGGTTGAGGAAAACATCAAAAACCTTGCCAAAGCCAAGGGAAAAGCGATTGAAGACATGGTCGTCTCGACGATCGATAGGGAACGAAGCGACTACATCATAGAGGCGTGCAGAAACTTAGGTTGTCGGGTGAAGCTGTTTAAGGATGGCGATGTCGCAGCCGCACTGGCGACATGTTTTGACGATCAGAACGTGGATATGATGATCGCCAACGGAGGCGCACCGGAAGGGGTTGTCGCAGCTGCGGCGATTAAAGCCCTAGGTGGTTACTGCGAAGGAAGGCTGACGCCGATGAACGACGAAGAAAGAAAACGCTGCGTAGAGATGGATGCTCCCTACGATGTGGTTCTTACGATGGACGAGCTCGTATCCAGCGATGACATCTACTTCTGCGCCACAGGAATATCCGACTGCCAGATGGTCAGAGGAATCCACTATCAGGGAGACAACAAGGCGATCTCTCACTCGCTTGTGATCCGTGGCAAAACAGGCACGGTAAGATACGTAGAAGCACATCATAAATTGGATAAAAAACCGGAATATGCGCAAATCGAGAACATCTAA
- a CDS encoding GNAT family N-acetyltransferase: MIIRKANIYDTNDIARVHYDVWTDFYGDFVSPEFLEKLSYENRKKFWLKYINEGSIVYVIEEKTGGIIGFAVPQIHKSKAGESYGEIIAHYVADKHQHNGYGSALLVACAKFFRKNHLDQMRVWVHRDNPSTEYYKKFKGVEMDARLDRMDNKDIIKLNISWQDLDTFITEHEFVFDNIIKEY; the protein is encoded by the coding sequence ATGATTATCCGTAAAGCGAATATATACGATACCAACGATATCGCACGAGTACACTATGATGTCTGGACAGATTTTTATGGAGACTTCGTATCTCCTGAATTCTTAGAGAAGCTGAGCTATGAAAACAGAAAGAAATTCTGGCTCAAGTATATCAATGAAGGCAGCATCGTTTATGTAATCGAGGAAAAAACAGGCGGAATCATCGGTTTCGCAGTGCCTCAGATCCATAAATCGAAGGCAGGTGAAAGTTACGGAGAGATCATCGCCCATTACGTCGCTGACAAGCATCAGCACAATGGCTATGGTAGCGCGCTACTTGTGGCTTGCGCCAAGTTCTTCAGAAAGAACCACCTGGATCAGATGAGAGTGTGGGTGCACAGGGATAACCCGTCAACCGAGTATTATAAAAAGTTCAAAGGTGTCGAAATGGACGCTAGACTCGATAGGATGGACAATAAGGATATCATCAAGCTCAACATCTCATGGCAGGATCTGGATACGTTTATCACAGAGCATGAGTTTGTTTTCGACAATATCATTAAAGAATATTAA